The Glycine max cultivar Williams 82 chromosome 3, Glycine_max_v4.0, whole genome shotgun sequence sequence AAGCATGTCGAAGACGAAGCGAGAGTCAGAGTCAAAGTGGAAGCCAATTTGAGGAGGCGGTGACGTTGCTGGCTGAAACTAAGGTTTTGGGAGAGAAGAAGATAGTGGTTGTCAGGGAGGAAAAAAAACCGCCATCGGAGATGGTGCCAACCAACAGTGACCAGAAAGATTCTTGTGGGAGGTTGCGGATTCCGTGTAAACTAACtcacaataacaaataaatccAACGGTTCCAAATTATTGTCCAATGGATCATCTTGACCACCTATCAAGTGATCCACGATAGAAttgatgtttttagtttttgtaattaagtttgttttttttttataaaaaaaaaattgttcattttaaGTTTATGATAGtttgtacttcttatttttaattcttataaatttaagtttttttaaattttgatttttgtaaatatagaTAGACTTTCAAAGACTAagaatgaaaaagttaaaatcttaaaaagattaaaattaaataagtaagACAAATCATTAAGAGTTTATTGGatgaaatcaaataaaatgaaagtaaattaagataaaaaagtttacattaaaataaagtataaaaatatcaatttcactttattttacttgtttatttttaaaaaaatcagctGCAAACGTACCTATACTATACTAAACcttaatataataactaaagtagaaaagggtagaaaaataaaaagaagaaacaggaATGCGCCAAGCAACATCTGAATATTCAAAAGCCATGGTACGGACCCAGAAAATAATGACAACTGTGTTAGCGCGTGGAGTGGAAGTTTCCTAGCAAATTAACCAAATGATACTTATGcaatttcttgtttttcttcatttcaCTCGGATTGCCATTTGTCTTTTTGCACCTTTGCCTAACTTTCTCAGTCATTGATTCTCCGAAGTCGCTAGCTAGTAGCActtgatctctctctctctctctatatatatataaatacatcaCGAGGTGTAGTTCGTGAGAATTGGTCTTCACCGATAACGAAGAAAATTTTCTCGTTGTTGTTTCGGCACACAAGTGAGATCAAAGATGGGAAATATGCCACCAGGTTATCGCTTCTACCCCACAGAAGAGGAGCTGATTTTGTTCTATCTTCACAATAAGCTTGAAGGAGAAAGGGAAGACATGAATCGAGTTATTCCAGTCGTTGATATATACGACTACAACCCATCTCAACTCCCACGTAAAAATcttacatatatattatattcccctcatctccctctttctcttttcatttttctattttttttttcctttcaatcaaAATGGAGATGACTTGAAAGCTATGATTCGAGTTGTTTTATTTAACCAAGCACAttctatataatttaatgttactttttttaaaaaaaaattattgaccatAATACCGTAAATTAATGTTGTTGATATTATTCTCTGATCAAGATTGGAGAAAAGGATCCATGTACAGTCCTTTTGGCTTCATGAGAATTGCTCatgagttttatatatatatatatatactagttTTGCGCATGCAATTGGCAAGTATATTTGATATTAAACTTGATTCACTGAAACAAGATGCAATTAAgtctatatatattgtatacttACCTTGTAACTTAGCCGAATCGATGAACTTTTCTTTTACGTTCCGGGTCAAATCTGTATATGTTGCtagtaaaatattaatatttatattttttttttatttggtttgcaGAAATTTCAGGAGAGGCAAGTATGGGAGACACGGAGCAATGGTTCTTTTTCATTCCGAGGCAAGAGAGTGAAGCCAGAGGAGGAAGACCAAAGCGTCTCACAACTACAGGGTACTGGAAGGCCACAGGGTCTCCTAATCATGTTTATTCTTCGGATAATCACATCATCGGAATTAAAAGGACTATGGTTTTCTATAGTGGAAGAGCTCCAAACGGAACCAAAACCGATTGGAAGATGAATGAGTACAGTGCCATCAAAGGTGAACCATCATCCTCTATTTCCAATAAGGCTGTTCCCACGGTACGTATTATATTTACTGCATGTCTAAGATTTAGGGCTAGCTTGATTATATTTTGTTGGCTACTTAATTTGTTTAATCTTTAAGCTTTATCGTCTCTAGCTACTctcttcctctaaaaaaaaataataaaaaattcttctCTACTCTCTAGGATTCTCGGTCCTCTTCCTTCTTCTGAAATATCAGAATTTGAGCACCCTTCTGAaccagaaaaaagaagaagaagaaattgagCATTCTTATTTCTTACGAATGCAGCGACACAGATTGACATTTCACTGAATTttattaagtaataaaatagtaaaaaccaaaataatctGTGCTCGTGATATTTCGTAAGTATTTCGTACATTAAAATTTTTGATCATAGTACTCAATATTGTTCTCAGTGGATAATTAACTTACAAGTTACAATTAATCAACCATTCAGTCAGAACAATTTGGTTTGAATATCAGtgcaattttaaatatttgttacgTGACAGTGCAGTTCGATCTATATTCATATAATTGTTTACAGATCAATATCACAGTTGCACTTCTTAATATATGACTAACCTTTTGATTGTACTATATACAATGAATTAATTGCAGTTAAGGAAGGAATTCAGTTTATGCCGAGTGTACAAAAAATCAAAGTGTTTGAGGGCATTTGATAGACGACCACCTCCAAGGAGGGACGTAGTTAGCTATTCCGGTGCTCAAAATGTAGAAGAGCAACAAAAGGGTTCAACATTATATGATTATCATCATAAAATAATGGTGAAGAGAAGTACAACGTGTTCACCAGAGACTTCTACTTCCTCCGGAGACCATGACCAGCCCCCTCTTCACGGTGAGGAAACTACTCAAATGGATGTTGACCCTTTTTTGGATTGGGAGAAAGTGGATTTTTTCTTGGGATCAGAACCATGAACAGATCTAATCCAATATATCTGTGcaatatctatctatctatgcATGGCTTGCTGCTACAACACCGAATAAGTTACACTCATGATCAGTCATCACCGAATAAGCAGAAGCCAGAAGgttatgttaattattaattacgtATGTCGCATGCAGAACCTCTACTTTATAAACTTGTTAGATTTCTTGCTAGTTTTGTAAAGATGTGTAGTGGCTCATTTGTCTGATCAACTATCACAAATTAAGTCTTCATCATCTTGTGATGAATCGCACCAATATgatatctttgtttttttttttctttaaaaaaaatgttaatgtaATGATTAAAAAGACAAGGATATCATGTATAAACTCCAAAGTTCTGtgtgagattattttttaactagttAATTGAGTTTTAATTAATCTGAACATAAACTAAACtcttttaaaaatgtaatacactttttaatagattattttgaaCACATTCGATAGAAATCTATTAGATATTATATAAAACTGTGGGTCAATTCTCttatttaataacttttgttaatttttttaaattattttaaatatattttaactactAGCAAAGAatgtgtttaaaataatttctaatatattttaactaatacttatcaattccaaaatgttattttatgaattaatcTTCTTATACTTAATTAGATTTCTTTCGAATTAAATTCTTACATaagttttttctctctttccataaaaaataaaacaataaataagggTGTTAATGGAAAAGTAATACTgtcttgattttataaaatggtATGcatttaaatatgatatttcttttctttttttttaactgcaaAATATGATATTTCTAACTATTAGCTTAAGggttgaaataaattaaaactctCAAGgtgatatataaattaaaatgaacacTAATTAAGGATATATGATATATGAGTtgtatctatttttaattcatacggattaaaaaaattaaaatggataaaatatctaataagttgttttttatatgatttcatACAAAATAAGCATCCATGTTAATTGGAGGGGAAGGAAAGGCATtgacttaattattaattatatcagGCACAGACCCGAAGCCTCGCTCTACTCCTTCCACGCTGTaagtctttcaaaaaatattctaacttttttttgaaaaaatgtattttatcgAAGCAAATGGATTGACCTCCCTAAAATACGTCATTAATGGTCCTTGGTGCATCTCAAATCCCTAAAACCTAGCTCCACTTGACCACAAATCGAGTTGAACTAGTAGTTTAGTACTATGGGTCTTTAGGTGTAAACTTCTCTAAAAAGTATTtctagatgaaaaaaataagaagaaaaaaatgaaatgaacttttctattaattaaaatgagttttccattaactaatttataaatgtcatctcatattttaaaaaaattatattggtgagcttctaaaaattaattatggaaaatttatttttgtttatagaaaagttcatctcatttttttttattattttcttaaaagtatttctaaaaaaacttaCCAGAGCAGACCCTATATATTTTCCAACAAACAGAAGTAAGCACCTTAAGGACCACCGAACTTTTAATGCAGTGGGGACATTTATGAATGATGACAATCCATAATATCAACAGCATTGCTAATGTTAAAGATAAATGGATCATCATACAGTTTGGGTGTGGAAGTGTCAAAATAATTGTGGAATACACTATTAAGCTGTTTTGGTAGAGACAGAAAaggaaatattgaagaagaaatAGGTAGGAAAGAAATTATTGGAGATcgaaaagagaaacaaataaaaaacacggtgaaaatatgatattttttaagtttgcttgatttgaaataaagaaaagacaagaaattaatatattaagaaatcCAAATAATCGATATTATGCAGCACCATATATAATCAATCATAGAACGttaattgtataattaattatatggtCACGTCATAGAAATAATCAGCCTTTTGTGCCTAAtcgattttttttctccttaattAACCAATTATATGCTTGAGAGCAGATTGCATGATCTTTTGAATTCATATGAGCTCACGCTAATAAGCCATGTCTACTTTCACCATATATTCTACTTACGTGAGAGAGTGAAGCAGCAATTTGCGGTAGAGTTGTGTGAAGTTCACGAGGGTAGACGCATAAGAGCTAATTCTTCGCATTTGATCATGGAAGTTTTTTTGTATGAACCCCACTcagattttcaaattttcatctttatttctttgATACCAAACGACAAAAATTCGTAGACTCATCTCACTtctcttcccttttttttttatatttttttcttcttctaatttgAACGCGACAAAGCAAAGCCTTAAAGTATCAACGAAATGCAATAGTAATTCAACGGCACATTGAATTTATAGGTTTTTAGAGCTAGCTATCGTCCAAATTGTTTGTTTTTGCTTCAGTACGCACACACGTTAATTAACATATTTGAGATGGTGTATTTAATGAAAAgtaatgttatgtttttttatactgCAAAAGTAATGTTTTGTTATCCCACAAATTCTCCTATTGGTCCTTTTATtacttcataaaataaatattaaatgggTAAGTAAcacatattctaatatttttgaACGAACACATTTTCTAATATAGTATACTTCCTATAATACATGTTTTATAATtgagtaaaatttattaaagatatTACTCCATGCATCCCAAAAATGATTGGTGTTCAAattcaaagtttttttatttttttacatagatTAAGAATGACAATAAATTAGTTACTTGttgaaacaattttattaaaatatctttactTTCCAATAATCTAATACTTGTAATTATTGGATAATTAGTggtgaaagttaaaaaaattgatagacATGGTTTAACAATCATTAAACTAGTGTAATTTATTTGagataaatttagaataaaaaatttaatatctcaTTAAAAAATACGTGCAAACgtcaatcaatatttttttaaaagatattaaaacATCAGTCGTTTAAAAATGTAGAGGAAGtattaataaaaggaaaaatcacGACACCATACAAATGCGCATGTAATTGGCAGCCAGAAAATAATAAAGAGCAGTGATTCATCAAAACTTCCTAATTTTAAATAtctcacaaatatttttttattttctttttttatcacattataaatcttattatatctatatttttctctttctcactAGGTGTTGGATAACAATATTAACTATATTtaacaagttattttaattaatttttaaattttttatcagctgaaaataattattttactattcaataaataagtttttaaagtAACTTTCAAgatgttttaaaacataaagtaatatttttaaaacgttaagtttgaaattctatttttttatattttatttttaaaatatttatttatttttcttattatccttttaaaatatattattttatattctttttcactttaataattaattttatcacatatttataatttaataagttaacttAAAAGTTTCTAATTATTAACTTTAAGGTAATTTTGACGAACAGAAGTGTATCAAatattttccaataaaaaaagatgTGTCTCCAGTACACCCCtgcatacaaaataaaaaaggaggatttagaataaaatttgcaGCTTCCAAGGTTTAATTAATTGTATAGAACGTAATAGTGTACTGTCATGTTGATCCCTACTTGCAGATTTCCGAAACTAGCAGGAAGTCTCATAAAAACTGCAACCATTCATCTATCATAGCCATAAATTTTCAGAGTTGGATAAAGTCGCGCGAAGGACAACATAGATTATGACATTCATACATTAACGCGTTACACTTTGAATATTTGATTCTGATAGCCAAAAAAGAGTACTGCATCATATTCTCGGTAGTTACTACTTACTACTGTCTCTGTAGACAGTGTTGACTGAATCATCTAGTTGACTCTGCATGTCTCTCGTGATCAAGGTCAAGGTCCCACTAGCAATTAGGGTGATGAATCTTTTACCTTCGGAGAATGAACTAAAACATTAACGGGTGAAGTACCGCGTACtgtgaatataaaatttgaGAACTAACCGTGTGTTTGTTTGGATGCACGTCACACTGAAGCAAGTATATGTGAAGCTTCTGCATCTTTGGTTTGGGTTGAAATTGACATGGAAAAtatcaaaaacatatatattttaatcgaAACCAGACACACGCACTAAATCTAAAAATGTGCTTGAATAAAAGTTACGTTCAATGTAATTAGTTTTCATCTCAATGGAAGTATGGAACAAAATACTTGCTTCCCAATTTGATGTATTGGAATGTATGTTTCTCCGCTTGACAAGTTTTAATTGCAATCCGAATACACACTAAATTGTCTTGTTGCGTGTTTAGAAacccatgaaaaaaaaaaaaaatcacatctgCAATGAAGAAGCTATAGTGCGTCTCTGATATCCCATATAATTTTTCCCATATATAAGACGTAGTTCCGATTATTTAATTAACCACGTCAAAAATCACAAAAGATGCAAAAGCAAAACTAGATAGATAGCTTTAATTAGGAATAACGTGCGACAAGTGTCGACATTCAATTTAACATGCAGATAATTATTAGCCTTTGGTTAAACATGGAAAATCACATTCGTAACCTAGAACCGAACATGCTATTATTAGCTATTTTACTCTCAAACTAGAATATACATTAATTGCAAATGCATCGTCACTCTCACGTTTTCAAGACTTGGACATGGCTGTTCGTACTTTCAACAATCATGCATGGTGTACTGGTGGTAAACCTTGAACATATTATACTAATTGAAGTTTTTCAAAGCTTGCACTATGTTGTGATTAAAATGTTTGGCTTGGAATATATAAACACGTCTATTCACAATAGAATAAACACCACATAGAAGTCGTTTAGGTACCTAACTTATATATTCAATTAGTAGTTTGTTagtaagaattaaataaaaatgttcaaGTGAATTGAAGATTAACtcgaaattaaattatattattctatCTGGTCTTATGTTgatctcaaatataaataaatattttaactaattttattttatttactaaattttttttaaaatacccttcatttaattaaaactataaatctaatgatttttttgttaatttcctTATCAAATTCTAATGAAAAGCAGCTTAGaaaaaagtatttgtttttaaaaataaaataataaaattaaatgatgatagttattatttttaattaatataaattaggtTTGTTTCTTATATTGAAAATCTAAGAGAATATGAGATTATGAATAGCTAGAAAGATATGAGTGATTCTTCTTATACTCAAAAAATTTCTTCTACATCTAACGTATTTTTGAAAATTCTAACTTAAtcattttttacttctttttcttcgtttcttctttttttcttttcttcgtaTAGTCTATGAattgacaatccgtaaggtATTGTTCATTTGGAATTTTTGGTGTGTTCGTTAGTCTCTTTCTTCTCCTCCTCCCCAAAGCTGGTATTGGTATTATTCGTGGTATGTGTTTGTTGTCCATGGCTCCTCCCAGTTTCTCTTTCGATAATTTCTTATCGTCCTCCGTGAGTTTCCTCTCCTCTATCGTCATGAGTAGCATTGCGTTGTCACCGATAAATTTTTGTTTGCCTTTGTTTACTCAATCTGTATGGTGTATACGGATTGTTAATCCGTATGATCCATAcagacactactagaaaataaggttttaacatcggttatttaagactttcaacatcggttattaattgatgttgaaagtaccgatgtGGAAAGTAgtatcattaacatcggtttttcaaaaccgatgttaactaataaatacaacatcggttatttaaataagcgatgttatatgatacgaattatgaaaaaaaaaattataaatctataaattaacatcggttttttaaaaaactgatgttgtaagtgacatttaacatcggttttttaaaaactgatgttgtaagtgacatttaacatcggttttttaaaaaactgatgttgtaagtgacatttaacatcggttttttaaaaaactgatgttgtaagtgacatttaacatcggttttttaaataaccaatgttaaatgtGACATgtgacatcggttttttaaaaactgatgttgtaagtaacatttcacatcagttttttaaaaatctgatgttgtaagtgatatttaacatcggttatttaaataggcgatgttatatgatatgaattatgaagaaaaaaaagttataaatctataaatcaacatcgatttttaaaaaactgatgttgttagtgacatgtaacatcggtttttaaaataaccgatgttaaatgtgatatatgacatcggtttttaaaaaactgatgttgtaagtgacatttcacatcagtttttttaaaaactgatgtgaaatgtcacttacaacatcagtttttttaaaaaccgatgttaaaaaatgttgaggtaggtgacatttaacatcagtttttaaaaaaactgatgttgtaagtaacatttcacatcagtttttttaaagaccgatgttgttttagaaatttatttttaacatgatgtctgttttttcaataaatcccaaaaataacctgcaaattttaaaatcagaccacacaacatataattttcattctgttttgaaacagtttttaccagaaaattcaataagaaatttactaattactatgaatttaaaacatatttaatgttgAGACATGAATTGTAAATTAAGTAAGTAAATATAAACTACAATTACAAGATTGTCTAAACatcctaagtttcatttttCACTTTCAAATAGTATTTTGCCCACTGGTTGCGAAGTGCCTTCAATCTttctggttccaatggtctaggatcagtgaaatactgcatgatataataaaacataagttaataatatattagcaatcataataatatgaaatttggtgaattaaaaattaccatttcccaattattctggaaatttcctaagattatagttgacatccaatgcatgacgtaatacccacactcagtgcttcctttttgtctattacactaaatacattatgaaatttagatatgcaACGTTcagtacaaattagtctacacaatactaaaatataagtgaaaacatattgtttaaataacttactttaacaacaatccacctagcaggagtcttggatttactttgttgagtatcgtcaagtcctttcaaagcactattgAATACAAACATAGATTCTTAttgtacatttaaaattttgatttacctgactaatgctaatgcaaatatattaaaaaacaacactgacctattaattatgcctttgaggtagttgtctggcttattatgcaacgaacaaaaccaaatgacaacattttccttaggcaaaatgacgaccatttgccaatgtgcactgcagtggagaccaatatatgttattatactattatacattatttaaattcatttgttgagtttaagttacccattcaagtaggctcctaggtacacatctcgttttgaattttgcatccagttcttaatgtaattttctgattcaaattgtgattggccAGATCTCTGGatagactgtggctcgaggaatccatacacatcgatATTCCcagctcgcatacttgtctcagtcatatgcctattattgttaacacaaagtaaattatgcatgaaggtaaaacaataaattaggtaactaacaataatctaaattgacttacagaatccacaactgtataacagatatgctgagacattgaccaccatgtgcaatttcagacagatcttcatgctttatgtacaagggaaaGTTTTCATTAAATAGGCCAAAcaaggtagcatcccacataacctgcaatGGCTTCAGAAAAAGCTGTGGaatggtcaatgtcattagatatagcggatcatcgacctcatcATCCGGCCTATCTGCAGGTTTCGCGGGTCTCACAGCTccctgtttatccaacataattaattgacataatttaatcacagtaaacattttaattggaaaaataagcatttaatgacactaaaatacctgttctgataaacgcttgactagatgtgtcggccaagcaaggaatgtGTTAAGAGCCTGTCCCACGACCTTAACCTCTttagtgggtacaggaatgggAGCATCTACATCTCTAATCTCCTCAACACTAACCTTAACTTGATCATGCAGCAAAGGAATGTTGTGAATTGTTGtagatccctcataaactcttcccaGGGCAACCAGGCGAGAA is a genomic window containing:
- the LOC100800056 gene encoding NAC domain-containing protein 90: MGNMPPGYRFYPTEEELILFYLHNKLEGEREDMNRVIPVVDIYDYNPSQLPQISGEASMGDTEQWFFFIPRQESEARGGRPKRLTTTGYWKATGSPNHVYSSDNHIIGIKRTMVFYSGRAPNGTKTDWKMNEYSAIKGEPSSSISNKAVPTLRKEFSLCRVYKKSKCLRAFDRRPPPRRDVVSYSGAQNVEEQQKGSTLYDYHHKIMVKRSTTCSPETSTSSGDHDQPPLHGEETTQMDVDPFLDWEKVDFFLGSEP